DNA sequence from the Podospora pseudocomata strain CBS 415.72m chromosome 2 map unlocalized CBS415.72m_2.2, whole genome shotgun sequence genome:
GCCTCGCGCCGGGGAGAGCCCTACGATGCCGGGTTTGGTGATTTCCACCGTCGAACTATCGCCACCCTTGATGCTTGGGAGTCTTCTCTGCCGGAAAGGCTCCAGTTTCTGCCTgcgaggttggagatggtcTCACCTGAAGATCAGGGCCCGCTCATACTTTTACACATCGTCCATCACCTGACGAGAATCAAGCTCCATCGGCACGTTCACCTGCGAGCTTTACAGCCCGCCACAGTCCATGACTTTATCGGCGTTTCTATGAAACATGCTGCCAAACTCCTCGAGGTGGCAGTGGCAGTGGCGCAGGCACAAGTCATCACCCCGCCCCCGTTCATCAGCACCGGAATCCTCGAAGCGATGGACGTTCTTTCATCAACCGGCTGTGGATCCGAGCTGCCGGGGTTGGTCGACAGATTTGCCGTGGCGAGAAGCGTGCTGGAGGTGCTTGGGACAAGCTGGGAGGATGCCAAGGTTCACTGCATGGCGATGGATCACCGGCTGGAAAGACTGATCGATCTGGGCGACTGGATGGGCAAACTTGGCCGAGTGGGACGGGAAGGCGTCGAGGTTCAAGGCACGACGGTGTTTGAATCTGAGACGGAAGAAggcgtggtggtgatgcggtGGCGGATGCCTGACGGGATGGACAGGAGATTCCCAAAGGAGATGGATCTTGTTTACTCTGGTGTTGTGATGGGAAAATGATGTTGGATATGAGACGGCCATGTTGATAGACATGGTTTGGGGGGCGACTTTTTCCATTTTCCTTTTTTATCCACTCTTCTTTTTTTACACTTTGTATACCTAGCGGGTTTTCGCATGGGccatttttatttttattttttggtttgtttttttgtctAGCATGCATGCACGATTTATCATTGCAACGGAGTTTTTTTGGCTTTATGGGTTTTGGAATTTCAAAAAGGGATGGAAGGGATGGAAGGGAtggaaggagggaggaggaagatctgttcttttttctttttttttctcattgTCTATATTtcttgttgtcttttttccccttctctctctttaCAGACACACAAGCTTATACCCTATTttgtgtctttttttttattaccCGTTTTGTTATTTACAACACACACCTACTACCTATTACCTCACCTACCCACCTAGCTGCATATCTTGATGGAGACACACTATCATCCTGAATTCTTTGCCTCGAatggggggggcggggggtgaAGGATGATTAGAGatggaaggggaaaaaacaaaaatgaAATACAAATTGCAAGATTTGGTTGGATGAAAAGATCTGACTTCGGGCATAACATACATTTTGGTTCGTTCACTCTTGCTGTTTGAATGTGACATGACGAAATACCTCGCTCTCGGAACGGGATGGAATATGGTATGTCACACATACAGGATGTAATCAGCGTGGCTCGCTCTCCACAGTCGGATGAGCATGTATGATTTCGGCATTACCGGCGTcgggtaaggtaggtaggttaTACGAcggtggagggtggaggggtggagggttgaAAGGTAAGGAAGGGGCGGTATTCATGGGGATGGATGACAAAGGGGGGTCcgaggtggggggggggagggggtgagcgGAATGGATTTTGTTCTTTGCCGTTTTCTAGAAAATGCCAAGGAATTTGTTTTGGGGCagttgggggggaagagaaagGATCAGATCGTGGGAAGGTGGGAAGGTGGGAAGGTGCGGGAGGGTCACATGAACCAGGCcggggaaaggaaggaaggaaggaaggaaggaaggaatgggatgatgatggttggaGAGGTGAGATGGGGCTATTGGTGGCCTTGTCGATAGCGGTACGTAGAACGTGGTAGTGTACCTACAGGAGgattggggtgggtggaCCAGTACTTTGAATTGTGCGAATGGATTTTGGGGTCACAACCGCTGGAGGAGAAATGGGAGATGCTGCACACGTACGGATACGACAGTACGCGCTTGGAGGCTGACAGACGAGGTAGACAGAGATTGAGCGCTTGAGTGCAAACGTGGTGATAACATGTTGCGGGGAAATTCAAATGCGAGTCAACCAAACTCGATCTTTCATGAATTGAAACCCCAGCCAGTGTCAAAGGGAGGTGAGAGTTACCACTCCAGCACGGTTGATCAGcgcctttcttttctgtgacGAGTGACATGTTCAAAAGCAGCGACGACGTCAAACTCACGCACTCCCGTCTTCCAAAAATTGAAACACCCGACCGAACATTCCCGTGCCACAAACAGACATTACCGCCTGTAGCAGCCCTGagaccaaaaacaaaaaaaggacCACGCAGCAGAAGATTCCTTCCTTCAGGCTTCCATGCAGGATTCCATGCAAGCCAATATCTTATGAGTGAGAGAGTCCCTTGGTACATGAGGCTAATGCATGCAGTGAGAATTAAAACTCAAATATTcgtgtgtgtctgtgttgGTTTTAAACATGCGACAGAAATGGTGAGTGGTGAGTGGTTGATAGCACCTGCCTATTTTGGGGTGGAATTTTGAGGGAGGGTGGTATGGCGGTAAGGAACGTGCTagagaaaaaaggggggaaggtgcGATGAGGTTGATTTTAGACGCGCGCTACCCGCACAGGTTTTGCAGGTGTGAGGTTCTGTGGGATTTGTTGGGGGGAATAGGGAGGGCTGTGTTGAAGGTGCATGTGGAGttgaggtgggtgagtggTTTCTGAAACAATGATAGATGTTAGTGATGagtttggtggggttggtgagtggtgggtgagggtgagaatTTGATTGAGTGGGTGATAAGTGAGAGTAAGTGGGACGTGAGCAGGAGAATGCTAAATCTTTAAATAAATGGGTTAGTTATCTTAAGTAAATGTGACGATGGATTGGAGGGAGGGAGTTTCGAAGCTGTGAATATGGGACAGAGCCGAGGATAGATGTAAAGAAGGTAATTCTGGTTGGATGCTCTTGCTTTGGCTATGATGATGACAAAAATCACAGGACGCCAGAATATTTCTTTGATCTCGCTCCAATTCAACCCCTCAACACCCTACCAAGATACCCTACAAACTTCTATCTCATCATTATCCGCCTTTGCGTCTTTTCATTGcagccctctccacctttcTGTTTTCTTCCAAGCACTCTTAATATATCAGATGACCAGGAAACAAGCCATACATAGAAGTGGCCATACCCCACGTTGCCGCCACCAAAGCCTAATGTGACCACCTGCAGATGTGTTAGAATAGGTATACCTAAACCAACATAGGGTCGGTCTATGGATATATTCCAAAGACGGGCCATTTCTTGGTCATCTAACCTAATATCCGCCGCATCCAGCCTCTTGATATATTCCGATCTCAAGGAGCACCCTTAAATTGGGGCTTATTCTCCAGCATATCTCTTATCTGCCTCTGCAGTGCCTCGGAATGATTCTATCATAGACATCTGCCAGGTCCTCCACCAGAGAATGCGTCAAGAGAAACTTCACCAAAGATTTACTTCTACCCGCTCAAAGTCATCATGTAACGGTTGCTCCAACGGCCTGATACCCGTAAATTGATCCAAGGGGGTGGCTATATAATGCCCTCTAGCTTTCCGCAACTTCTCGCAGATCCCAGGTCTGTGTCAGTTCCTCCTTGTAAGTCAATGTGTCTGGATGTTCTTTCCCCAAGACCTTCTCGCTTAGCCGTACTAGCTAGCTGTAGCGtctgccgatgcatctgctcggcctcctcgtacTTCTCCTGGCTATCgagcacactcgcaaggttgttcatgctggtaaGTGTGCTGGGATGCTCCTtacccaacaccttctcacgTAGCTGTAGCGtctgccgatgcatctgctcggcctcctcgtacTTCTCCTGGTTATCGAGCACAAACGcgaggttgttcatgctggtaaGTGTatcgggatgctccttgcccaacaccttctcacgTAGCTGTAGCGtctgccgatgcatctgctcggcctcctcgtacttcccctggctattgagcacaagcgcaaggttgttcatgctggtaaGTGTGccgggatgctccttgcccaacaccttctcacgTAACTGTAGCGtctgccgatgcatctgctcggcctcctcgtacTTCCCTTGGCTATCGAGCACAcgcgcaaggttgttcatgctggcaAGTGTGttgggatgctccttgcccaacaccttctcacgTAGCTGTAGCTCCTGCCGAtacatctgctcggcctccttgaagCGACCCTGCTCATAATAGCTTGCCCCAAGCTCGGCCATGGACGCCAAAGTCCAATGGTGACCCTCTCCAAGAGTCCGTTTCCGTATTTCCAGTGCCTCCAGTTGCAACGACTCAGACATGTCCATGCGTCCTTGAAGTTCGTGGGTAGATGCAAGCTCGACCATCGATGCTGTTGTGTCAGGATGGTCCTCTCCAAGCGTCCGAGTCATTATTTCCAGCACCTTCTTTCGTAACACCTCAGACTCCTCTAAGCGAGCCAGATGGGTGTAGGTTTCCGCGAGGTCGGCCATGGAGCTAACTGTATTAGGATGTTCATTGCCATATAACACCACGTAACTTTTATAAACCTTCTCCTGCCAAGTTGCCGCTGTTTCAAAATCCTGATTCTCCGCACACGACAGCGCGAGCTTGGACATCTTTTCGAGCGCCTCCGGGTGCTCTTCGCCTAGGTCATTCTGAAGTCTTTTCACGTCGTCCTCGAGCTGCCACACTAGCAGACGTTGTTCGGAAGGTGAATGAAGCTTCTCACGCGATGCCTCTGACAAGAGCTCCGGGTCGAGTTCTGTAACAAGCTGATCTAGGCCACTGTCTCGCTCTTTCGAGagatttttttcttctggaGTGTTGTCAGGTGAGCCGTCCCATTGGTCCGCCGAACTATCGCCTGGTGAGATGCCTTGGGGTTGACTTGTCTTATCGTTAATAACATGAGTCGTGCTGTCGGTGCTGGGAGCCCTATCCTGAGTATGTTGTTCCAACGACTGCTTTTGCAACGGTCGGGAGTTGGTAGCAGTAGTCGGCGAGCTCTCTAGCGAGTTCTCCTCGCCAGGACTGGCGTCCGATGGGCGAATCCAGTGTTGGTGCCGGTCTTTATGTCTCTTCaggttgctcttcttcttccctgcATAGGTATACTGACAACCCGGCCAGTCGCATGCCTGTACCCCTGGTGGCTTCTCCTCAGAGACGAGCTCATTGTCTGACGCTTCCCAGTGTTTCATGGTGTCCTTGTGCCTCTTCAGGTTATCCCTTCTTCCACGCCACCAGCAGCCCGGCCAACCGCACTCCACCCGATCCGTATCAGAAATGTTGTTTTCTTGAGCATAATCTGGGTGATAGGTCCATATATGTCGGCTGATGTCCTTTTCTTCCGACTTGCTGGTCCTACAACCTTCAACAGGGCACTTGTGAGGTTGTATGTCCTCACTTGATGGATCAGTGTTGCTGGGTTTCGAGGGTTTGGACTGGTTGGCGATGTCAGGCTGcgaagctgccgctgccgtACCTGGAATATTGTTCTCTCGAGCATAATCGAGATGGTGAGTCCAGATGTGTCGATCCAGGTCTTTTATTTCGGCTGTGCTCGCAGCACAGCCTTCAACAGGACATTTGCAAGGTTTTTCGTGAATTCTGGTGTGCCTCCTAAACACTTGTCAGCGTGGTGATTCTTGGGGAGTAAACTGAACGACTCAATTACATACGCAAGATAATCTTCTCTTCCAAACCCCTTTCCACACGTGTGGCACTTGTAAGGTTGCTGGTTTTCAGCGGTTAATGAGTCTTTGTCTTGATGCAGGATATGCTCTTCATTTGAGTGCCATTCCCTGGATTCAACTCCAGATAATGGAGAGCGCCATGCAAGTAATTTGCCCATTCCAGTGGCACCAATGAGACTTTCCTCGGCCATTTCCCCTGTCACTTCCTCACTTTTATCCAGCAATAGCTGAACAACTGCTTGATGGCCCAGTGCTGATGCAGCGCGGATCATGTTGGCAAATCCATCACTTTTGAAATCGATGGTCGCTTCCCGGTGTAGTAACAGCTGTACTATTTCCTGGTGACCTCGAATGACCGCAGCTCGGAAAGCGCCCCCATGTCTTATGCTCTTTGCATCGATATCTGCACCATGGTCTAGTAGCATTTGCACAATTTCTCGGTGACCGTAGTGCGAGGCAACCTCAAGGACGCTACCGATTGTGCCGTCAAACATCATGTCGTTGATGGCGGCGCCAGATGCCAGCAGCACCTTGACCGTTTCCTTGTGGcccccctcaacagccgCGCGAAGGGCTGTGTTGGGTGGCAAAGAGCTGAAGTATTGGGGATCGTGACCGTTGCGTAGCAGCAGACTTACCACTTCGTGGTGGCCTTTAGATGCAGCAGCTTGGAGGGCAGATCCATACGTGTAACTCGCACTGTTTGCTTTGGCACCGTGTTGCAACAGTAACTGCACAATCTCTTGGTCGCCTCTTGCTGATGCGACCCCCAGAATGTCAGAACCAGGCCTGTCCCAATCACCATCATCGGGATCTGCGCCGCgtgccagcagcagccgaacAACTTCAAGGTGTCCTAGGCTTATGGCAGCATGAAGTGGACTGCCAACGGACTTGTCTTCAAAACTGACATTTGCGCCCTTATTCAGCAATAGTTTAGTAAGATCCGTGTCACCGGCAACTACAGCCTTCAACAGTAGGCTGTCTAGTCGCTGCGTTTCCTCTGCATCCGTGACAATGTCTGGTATTTTCTCTATTTCCAAATGGTCCACCtgggttgctgttgttcgATTCCGGGTGTCGTCACCTTCAGGGCGATATTCCTCTGGCTGAAAGTTGGGGCTATTATAGTGAGCCACGTTGAAATGGCTGTTCCGAAATGTCGATGTCTGAAAACTGGGCTCGCCCCAGCTAAGATTTTCGACATACTCGGGAATCTGAGAATACTCGCTGAAACGCAGCGGAAGCGTTTGCGAGAAAGAGCTTTCAGGTGCTCCTGATGCATCAGGTGTAACTGCCTTAAGCCAGGCCTCGGCTGACTCGCGTCCTAGTTGAACTGGCTGAAATTGTAGACGGATATCCTCAAATTTGTGTGTGGCCGTATACTCCTCTGGACTTGGCGATCCCTGGACATTAGTGTCATCAGGCCATTGCAACGATGTTTCCGAGAAAACTTGCGAATTTTCGTCATTCCGTACGGCTTGGCTATCGCTATCCGCGGTTTCCCGTAAACCATCATGTTGGTTCTTATTAAAAGGATCCGCGGGTAGGCAATAATAGGCAAGGCGTTCTAAATGGCCTTTGATGTGCTCGTGCATGATTTTGTTGTCCTCGAAGCCAGTGGGACAAAGGGGACATGGCCGCAATGGTTTGGTGGATGTTCTGAATGCAGCGGCCATTAGCTCTGGTGAGAAGAGCTCTGGTTTTGCGTCAGGGTGAAATTGTTCAATATGAGAAATAAACTCCTCTTGCTTCTCAAACTCTGTTGGTGCCACATGATTATCGCAATGCCATGATTTTGTATGAATGTTCTCATGGTCTATCCATTCTCGGTATGAGCCGTAGAGACGATGAGAATCTTGACACACTTCGTGGGTGCATTGGTACGGTTGGAGATCGTGGATAAGATGTGCCCTGCAGGACAATCAGCACTAGGTCAAGTGATACCAAGGTGACAACTTACTTCCAAGCCTTTTCCCCGAGATACCTTCCAGGACACAGTACATGACAATAGGGACAGGTGAAATAGTCGCTACTCAAGAGATCTTTAGGCGCAGGTGGCCACTGAAGCACTAACTGGTTTTTGGTAGCCGGAATTACAGCGGTGGATGCGTGACTCTGGTATGAGAAGACAGACTCGTTGTCGTCAAATCTGAACTTGCTCTCGTCCAACCTTGTAGCGGAAGTTGCCTCTGAATGTTCGTGTCTTGAAATAGCCGAGGGGGTAGCAAGATGAACAGTGGCATTTGGTGTATTTCCCGTCCGAAAAAGAGCTTCAGAGGTGGCTGGCTTATTTGAGCCAGTTGGTCTCACGGTCTGCGTTGGGTCCCGGCTTATCCTGGCAGTGTGTTCCTTCCAGTAGATGAACTGTTGTCTTCGTCGAACGTTGGCCATGCCAATCCTCCGTAGGAGGTGATTAGACGCCGTGGCGTATTTGTCCAAAATGT
Encoded proteins:
- a CDS encoding uncharacterized protein (COG:S; EggNog:ENOG503NX9U) → MHEHIKGHLERLAYYCLPADPFNKNQHDGLRETADSDSQAVRNDENSQVFSETSLQWPDDTNVQGSPSPEEYTATHKFEDIRLQFQPVQLGRESAEAWLKAVTPDASGAPESSFSQTLPLRFSEYSQIPEYVENLSWGEPSFQTSTFRNSHFNVAHYNSPNFQPEEYRPEGDDTRNRTTATQVDHLEIEKIPDIVTDAEETQRLDSLLLKAVVAGDTDLTKLLLNKGANVSFEDKSVGSPLHAAISLGHLEVVRLLLARGADPDDGDWDRPGSDILGVASARGDQEIVQLLLQHGAKANSASYTYGSALQAAASKGHHEVVSLLLRNGHDPQYFSSLPPNTALRAAVEGGHKETVKVLLASGAAINDMMFDGTIGSVLEVASHYGHREIVQMLLDHGADIDAKSIRHGGAFRAAVIRGHQEIVQLLLHREATIDFKSDGFANMIRAASALGHQAVVQLLLDKSEEVTGEMAEESLIGATGMGKLLAWRSPLSGVESREWHSNEEHILHQDKDSLTAENQQPYKCHTCGKGFGREDYLAYVIESFSLLPKNHHADKCLGGTPEFTKNLANVLLKAVLRAQPK